The following are from one region of the Nymphaea colorata isolate Beijing-Zhang1983 chromosome 7, ASM883128v2, whole genome shotgun sequence genome:
- the LOC116257733 gene encoding pentatricopeptide repeat-containing protein At1g11290, chloroplastic-like isoform X2, translated as MSASWRWDVEGAIYFFNRLEDKNTVSWLVMVSGLAKSGHLADAVLIMSRMREFDVKPDSFTLVDMLSACAHSGHMELGMLVHCFTVKTGLECDEYVGSGLINMYSSCGLLSVAHTIFDHMTTRNLVVWNSIMHWYAQEGNLQVAVMLFHELKYSGLTPDFISIRSLLSSASLVAANFFGKCIHGYAVKVGLDLEVDTINSFLDFYATVGELQDMESLFCTVKDEGDSVSWNCMIRGYLDNGYPNHVLRIFSNMLSASIAPDSVTLSSVLKVFACNGAMMSGLCVHAFATKLALTCDNFVGTALVDMYTKCGEIGSAYQMFEEMPDRDVVTWNAMVAGYSQHGLMDEALALFNSMNADESYTLLPDFITLASVVSAVAHSGSLEHGRQLHAYVVKREFLRNTTVANATITMYSKCGIVEDAWSIFERMLHKDCTSWTAMIAGYGINGLGRDAVFLFDRMKQESDITPSDITFLEILSACSHAGLLKEGLSYFKSMKSIYKILPSSRHYACIVDLLGRHGCVYEAYLLIRSMAATASIKPDAAVWGALLSACRIHGQVKLGEVAADEIMRLEPKNSGYRVLLSNLYAATGRWNNVADVRCVVELGGLIRTPGWSCIEVRN; from the exons ATGTCGGCATCTTGGAGATG GGATGTTGAGGGAGCGATCtacttcttcaacaggttggaAGATAAGAACACAGTTTCCTGGTTGGTGATGGTTTCTGGATTAGCTAAGAGCGGCCATCTGGCTGACGCGGTTTTGATAATGAGTAGGATGCGAGAATTCGATGTGAAGCCGGATTCATTTACACTGGTTGATATGTTATCTGCATGTGCTCATAGTGGTCACATGGAACTGGGAATGTTGGTCCATTGCTTTACTGTAAAAACTGGCTTAGAGTGTGATGAGTATGTCGGCTCAGGGTTGATCAATATGTATTCCAGTTGTGGATTGTTGAGTGTTGCACATACCATCTTTGATCATATGACCACAAGAAATTTGGTAGTCTGGAATTCAATCATGCACTGGTATGCTCAAGAAGGGAATCTCCAGGTTGCAGTTATGCTCTTTCATGAGTTAAAATATAGTGGTTTAACTCCTGATTTTATTTCAATAAGGAGTTTATTGTCGTCAGCTTCTCTGGTAGCAGCTAACTTTTttggtaaatgcatccatggtTATGCTGTCAAGGTTGGTTTAGACTTGGAAGTTGACACTATAAATTCTTTTCTGGATTTTTATGCTACGGTAGGAGAACTCCAGGACATGGAATCCTTGTTTTGTACTGTGAAAGATGAAGGAGATTCAGTTTCCTGGAATTGCATGATACGTGGCTACTTGGACAATGGATATCCCAATCACGTTCTCAGGATATTCAGCAATATGTTGTCTGCATCTATTGCTCCTGATTCAGTCACTCTTTCTAGTGTTTTGAAAGTATTTGCATGCAATGGAGCTATGATGAGTGGGCTCTGTGTTCATGCTTTTGCCACCAAATTAGCATTAACATGTGATAATTTTGTTGGAACTGCTTTAGTCGACATGTACACAAAATGTGGTGAAATTGGCTCTGCGTATCAGATGTTCGAAGAGATGCCCGACAGAGATGTGGTGACATGGAATGCCATGGTTGCAGGATACAGTCAGCATGGTCTTATGGATGAAGCGTTGGCACTTTTCAATAGCATGAATGCAGATGAAAGTTATACACTTCTTCCAGATTTTATCACGTTGGCATCTGTTGTTTCTGCTGTTGCACATTCAGGATCTTTGGAACATGGTAGACAGTTGCATGCTTATGTAGTGAAGAGGGAATTCTTGAGAAATACCACTGTAGCAAATGCTACCATTACAATGTATTCCAAGTGTGGTATTGTGGAAGATGCATGGTCTATCTTTGAGAGGATGCTTCATAAGGACTGTACATCTTGGACTGCCATGATTGCAGGCTATGGCATCAATGGTTTAGGTCGAGATGCAGTATTTCTCTTTGATAGGATGAAACAAGAAAGTGACATCACCCCAAGTGATATCACCTTCCTTGAGATACTCTCTGCTTGCAGTCATGCAGGGTTGTTGAAAGAAGGGCTTTCATACTTCAAGTCTATGAAAAGCATATACAAGATTTTGCCATCAAGTCGACATTATGCTTGCATTGTTGATCTTCTCGGTCGACATGGCTGTGTGTATGAGGCATATTTGTTGATAAGGTCAATGGCTGCCACAGCATCTATTAAACCTGATGCAGCAGTTTGGGGTGCCTTATTAAGTGCCTGCCGGATTCATGGGCAGGTAAAGTTAGGAGAGGTAGCAGCTGATGAGATAATGAGATTGGAACCAAAAAACAGTGGCTACCGAGTATTACTGTCAAACTTATATGCTGCTACAGGTAGATGGAACAATGTTGCGGATGTTAGATGTGTTGTGGAGCTGGGTGGCTTAATAAGAACTCCTGGATGGAGTTGCATTGAGGTTAGAAATTGA
- the LOC116257733 gene encoding pentatricopeptide repeat-containing protein At3g12770-like isoform X1 — translation MLRHLFVNGSKRATIPDPQQSVVRWNFLLQDISSTGQQEVVLSLFRDMLSAGVHPNASTFPSALCSCARLLTARLGQTIHAFACKLGCGFDPFVASTTLHMYAVCGRMDEAHQVFVEMPRRNVISWSIIIQGYAQIGQLEDAFALFRLMLREGGVIPNAVTMISLVPACRHLGDGECVHAFVVKLGLESHSLVGTSLVDMYLKCRDVEGAIYFFNRLEDKNTVSWLVMVSGLAKSGHLADAVLIMSRMREFDVKPDSFTLVDMLSACAHSGHMELGMLVHCFTVKTGLECDEYVGSGLINMYSSCGLLSVAHTIFDHMTTRNLVVWNSIMHWYAQEGNLQVAVMLFHELKYSGLTPDFISIRSLLSSASLVAANFFGKCIHGYAVKVGLDLEVDTINSFLDFYATVGELQDMESLFCTVKDEGDSVSWNCMIRGYLDNGYPNHVLRIFSNMLSASIAPDSVTLSSVLKVFACNGAMMSGLCVHAFATKLALTCDNFVGTALVDMYTKCGEIGSAYQMFEEMPDRDVVTWNAMVAGYSQHGLMDEALALFNSMNADESYTLLPDFITLASVVSAVAHSGSLEHGRQLHAYVVKREFLRNTTVANATITMYSKCGIVEDAWSIFERMLHKDCTSWTAMIAGYGINGLGRDAVFLFDRMKQESDITPSDITFLEILSACSHAGLLKEGLSYFKSMKSIYKILPSSRHYACIVDLLGRHGCVYEAYLLIRSMAATASIKPDAAVWGALLSACRIHGQVKLGEVAADEIMRLEPKNSGYRVLLSNLYAATGRWNNVADVRCVVELGGLIRTPGWSCIEVRN, via the coding sequence ATGCTTCGCCACTTATTTGTAAATGGCAGCAAGCGAGCCACCATTCCCGACCCTCAACAGAGTGTGGTGCGATGGAACTTTCTTTTGCAGGACATTTCATCCACTGGCCAGCAAGAAGTCGTGCTTTCCCTCTTCCGGGACATGCTTTCTGCCGGTGTACACCCAAATGCCTCCACCTTCCCTTCTGCACTTTGCTCCTGTGCACGTCTCTTAACTGCTCGACTTGGCCAAACCATCCATGCCTTCGCCTGCAAATTGGGCTGCGGGTTTGATCCATTTGTAGCCTCCACAACCCTGCACATGTATGCTGTCTGTGGCCGCATGGATGAAGCTCACCAAGTGTTTGTTGAAATGCCTCGAAGAAATGTCATCTCCTGGTCGATAATTATTCAGGGATATGCACAGATTGGGCAGCTTGAGGATGCATTTGCTTTGTTTAGGCTCATGCTACGGGAAGGTGGGGTGATCCCTAACGCTGTGACCATGATTAGCTTGGTCCCAGCATGTCGGCATCTTGGAGATGGTGAGTGTGTTCATGCCTTTGTTGTTAAATTGGGATTGGAATCCCATTCTCTGGTGGGCACTTCACTTGTTGACATGTATCTTAAGTGCAGGGATGTTGAGGGAGCGATCtacttcttcaacaggttggaAGATAAGAACACAGTTTCCTGGTTGGTGATGGTTTCTGGATTAGCTAAGAGCGGCCATCTGGCTGACGCGGTTTTGATAATGAGTAGGATGCGAGAATTCGATGTGAAGCCGGATTCATTTACACTGGTTGATATGTTATCTGCATGTGCTCATAGTGGTCACATGGAACTGGGAATGTTGGTCCATTGCTTTACTGTAAAAACTGGCTTAGAGTGTGATGAGTATGTCGGCTCAGGGTTGATCAATATGTATTCCAGTTGTGGATTGTTGAGTGTTGCACATACCATCTTTGATCATATGACCACAAGAAATTTGGTAGTCTGGAATTCAATCATGCACTGGTATGCTCAAGAAGGGAATCTCCAGGTTGCAGTTATGCTCTTTCATGAGTTAAAATATAGTGGTTTAACTCCTGATTTTATTTCAATAAGGAGTTTATTGTCGTCAGCTTCTCTGGTAGCAGCTAACTTTTttggtaaatgcatccatggtTATGCTGTCAAGGTTGGTTTAGACTTGGAAGTTGACACTATAAATTCTTTTCTGGATTTTTATGCTACGGTAGGAGAACTCCAGGACATGGAATCCTTGTTTTGTACTGTGAAAGATGAAGGAGATTCAGTTTCCTGGAATTGCATGATACGTGGCTACTTGGACAATGGATATCCCAATCACGTTCTCAGGATATTCAGCAATATGTTGTCTGCATCTATTGCTCCTGATTCAGTCACTCTTTCTAGTGTTTTGAAAGTATTTGCATGCAATGGAGCTATGATGAGTGGGCTCTGTGTTCATGCTTTTGCCACCAAATTAGCATTAACATGTGATAATTTTGTTGGAACTGCTTTAGTCGACATGTACACAAAATGTGGTGAAATTGGCTCTGCGTATCAGATGTTCGAAGAGATGCCCGACAGAGATGTGGTGACATGGAATGCCATGGTTGCAGGATACAGTCAGCATGGTCTTATGGATGAAGCGTTGGCACTTTTCAATAGCATGAATGCAGATGAAAGTTATACACTTCTTCCAGATTTTATCACGTTGGCATCTGTTGTTTCTGCTGTTGCACATTCAGGATCTTTGGAACATGGTAGACAGTTGCATGCTTATGTAGTGAAGAGGGAATTCTTGAGAAATACCACTGTAGCAAATGCTACCATTACAATGTATTCCAAGTGTGGTATTGTGGAAGATGCATGGTCTATCTTTGAGAGGATGCTTCATAAGGACTGTACATCTTGGACTGCCATGATTGCAGGCTATGGCATCAATGGTTTAGGTCGAGATGCAGTATTTCTCTTTGATAGGATGAAACAAGAAAGTGACATCACCCCAAGTGATATCACCTTCCTTGAGATACTCTCTGCTTGCAGTCATGCAGGGTTGTTGAAAGAAGGGCTTTCATACTTCAAGTCTATGAAAAGCATATACAAGATTTTGCCATCAAGTCGACATTATGCTTGCATTGTTGATCTTCTCGGTCGACATGGCTGTGTGTATGAGGCATATTTGTTGATAAGGTCAATGGCTGCCACAGCATCTATTAAACCTGATGCAGCAGTTTGGGGTGCCTTATTAAGTGCCTGCCGGATTCATGGGCAGGTAAAGTTAGGAGAGGTAGCAGCTGATGAGATAATGAGATTGGAACCAAAAAACAGTGGCTACCGAGTATTACTGTCAAACTTATATGCTGCTACAGGTAGATGGAACAATGTTGCGGATGTTAGATGTGTTGTGGAGCTGGGTGGCTTAATAAGAACTCCTGGATGGAGTTGCATTGAGGTTAGAAATTGA